Below is a genomic region from Drosophila albomicans strain 15112-1751.03 chromosome 2R, ASM965048v2, whole genome shotgun sequence.
TTGAGGCACTTCTCTGAACTATCCACCCTTGAGATATGATCGGAAGCTTCTCTTGCTCCTCAATGTGTTCCACTATATAATGACcgataaattaattaatgctcGATAAGGCAATTGTCgctattaattatttaacatgGGTCCTCGCACATTCCCTCCCTTCGCACTTGGGCAATTAGCTGCAACACGCACAGGACCCTCCGCTGGGACGACGCAGATGAAACGTGCGATGAAtcgtttttagttttatgacaacggcaacgacaacgcaAACAATGGCTGCGAGTCTGAGCCCATGAATTTAATGCATTGCAACAGTTAATGATTTTATTGGCACTTGACTTTGGCCACCGCACGGCAGCAGCTTCCTTTTTTCCCTCTCTTCCCCATCTGCCTTCTGTTTGCTGGCCAGACGGCAGTCAGTTGTAATTTATGACTCTGGCTTATGAATACGTTAAGAACAATGGACGTGTGGCCAAGCAGAAGGAGAAGAACGATCCTTAATCGAAGCTAAAAGCAGACCAATCCGGTTTTTGAAGAGgctgtaaatgaaatattttaaattgttcgcTCATCTTAAATGCCATTTCAATTTGGgacttccgtttccgttttgGGCCAAAGCCACCACTATTAACagcactgctgctgctgctgctggtggtgttACTCTTTGTCCGTAATGTCCTTGCCCAACGTTGAGGACTTCTTTTTTATAAcagaacacaaacacacacaaactgaGATGAAGACACGTACATATGTTTATTCCCAATCACACACCaaaaaccaacacacacacaagccaGACAAGACacatttatgtacatttgcataattgaatGATTTAcaattgcttaatttttgGCCTATTAAACTTCACATTTCACTTGAACAACTGAAATCAAATGGATTCGATTTCAAAAAATATCCTCAGCACTGGCTTACGGTGCTTCGTTCCGCGCGCGTCCAATGGGTTTGAAAGTTCCGCTGTAACTGAAACAGTTAACGGCATATACCAAACGTATTTATGTTAGACAACGCACGAAAGCTCTTTAAAGGTCTCTAAAAGGACATCAAAGCTCTgacacatttaaaattaacgGCGCGCGCTCACAATTGCAACGTTGCAGAAGCTGACTGCTATGTAATCGATTACTTATCGAAAACGCAGCTCAACAGAAACATGTTATTAAGAACATTCACTGTTAACTAACAGCAGCCACATCGAGCAGCTGTTgtaagaaaaagaagaagaggtAGTTgtcacaaaaaataaataacaaatcgTGCTGCTGCAAAAAGTGGCGTAAAATAGCACAAAACAGTGCTgaatcaaataatataaacagtTTTATTAACTTGGAGACATGGCGCACTATAAAGGTGCAGCCAGCGAGGCTGGAAGAGCTGCGCAGCTCATGAAGAAGCGCGagatacaacaacaagagatcGAGTTTCGCAAGAAGAAAATTGAGgaggagctgaagctggaCAAGATTGAGAACAAGTTTGCAACGCACTACGATGCCGTGGAACAGCAGCTCAAGTCGTCGACCATTGGTCTGGTCACGTTGGACGAGATGAAGGCCAAGCAGGAGGATATTGTGCgtgaaagagaaaagaaacTAGCGCAAAAGAAGGACGAAAAGGATCGGGAGAAACAACGCGCCTTGGAGGCCATACAGGCCGAAAAGAACAAGCAAAAACGTCAGATACAAGCACTGTCTTTTAATATGGATGATGATGAGAATgaagacgatgacgacgacgacgataaTGATAAGGAGAAAGAGACGTTTCAAAAGCCCGCTCCAGCGAAGTGGACAGAAATTCGAAATGAAGAGGTGCCCatcaaaaagaagaagatatGCAAAAATCCCGATGTAGACACCTCATTTCTGCCAGATCGCGAGCGCGAGGAGCAAGAGAATCGCCTACGCGAGCAACTGCGACAAGAATGGGTAATGCAACAGGCCGAACTTAAGGATGAGGATATTTCAATTACCTTCAGTTACTGGGATGGCTCCGGCCACAGGCGCAATGTGCTGATGAAGAAGGGCAATTCCATTTATCAGTTTTTACAGAAGTGTCTGGAGTTGTTGCGCAAAGAGTTCATTGAGCTGAAGACCGTGATGGCCGATCAACTGATGTATGTGAAGGAAGATTTGATATTGCCGCATCATTATTCCTTTTACGACTTTATTGTGACGAAGGCACGCGGCAAATCCGGACCGCTTTTCCAGTTTGATGTGCACGACGATGTGCGTATGATAAGCGATGCTTCCGTTGAGAAAGAAGAATCCCATGCTGGCAAGGTTTTGCTACGTTCCTGGTACGAACGCAATAAGCATATATTCCCCGCTAGCCGCTGGGAGCCATATGATCCGACTAAGTCTTACGACAAGTACACGATTAAAGATAAAGACAAggagaaaagcaaaaagtaaaattgagcgcaaaataaatacaaatttttatcgAAATGCATTACTGTATTTGAATGTGGGAGGTTTACAACACTGTAAATGATGGTTGGCGCTTTATAGCACTGAGCTTTTGCTAGCAGAGTTAACTTCTCAACAGCTGAGAGAAGCGGACGCCAAAtctttaaataacaaatgttgGCGTctcaaaacaatattttgtgtttaggCTTCGCAGCGTTTGGACGTAGCTAACTTCCCTGCGTCGGGTAAGAATGGAATTCACTATAATATTCCGAATTAcgaattatacatatattgtggGGCTCGACTTAATAATTGTTGTGTATCGGaatgtctgtgtatgtgttttatgctttttttctgtcagtgtgtgtgt
It encodes:
- the LOC117575959 gene encoding protein FAM50 homolog; amino-acid sequence: MAHYKGAASEAGRAAQLMKKREIQQQEIEFRKKKIEEELKLDKIENKFATHYDAVEQQLKSSTIGLVTLDEMKAKQEDIVREREKKLAQKKDEKDREKQRALEAIQAEKNKQKRQIQALSFNMDDDENEDDDDDDDNDKEKETFQKPAPAKWTEIRNEEVPIKKKKICKNPDVDTSFLPDREREEQENRLREQLRQEWVMQQAELKDEDISITFSYWDGSGHRRNVLMKKGNSIYQFLQKCLELLRKEFIELKTVMADQLMYVKEDLILPHHYSFYDFIVTKARGKSGPLFQFDVHDDVRMISDASVEKEESHAGKVLLRSWYERNKHIFPASRWEPYDPTKSYDKYTIKDKDKEKSKK